One genomic window of Nicotiana sylvestris chromosome 10, ASM39365v2, whole genome shotgun sequence includes the following:
- the LOC138879136 gene encoding uncharacterized protein has translation MAKETGSEISFQDAANVARRVKMVLAQESGQGSNKRSHHSGIFSGASSGGKDYFGRGNPPKPFQSTLQAFHGVPGGRVLICSRQGQQSQQPKSCYTCGDTRHIARFCPRALSSSQHQCSHAMVLAPGVPPPSQIAKGRGRGVRGGGQVVRGGGQAARGGSQLVGGRPRDVVQSGTVSICSREASVLYDPGSIYSYVSSYFAPYLVMPRDSLSASVYVSTPVGDSIMVDRVYHTCVVVIGGLETHVDLLLLDMVDFDVILGMDWLSPYHAILDCHAKTVTLALLGLPNLEWRGFLVILLAGLSHV, from the exons atggctaaggagacaggtagcgagatttctttccaggatgcggccaatgtggccaggcgggTTAAGATGGTTCTAGCTCAGGAGAGCGGTCAAGGGTCAAATAAGAGATCTCATCATTCTGGCATatttagtggtgcctcgtctggaggcaaggattattTTGGTAGAGGCAATCCTCCCAAGCCATTTCAGTCAACACTTCAGGCTTTTCACGGTGTACCAGGTGGTCGTGTTcttatatgca gccgtcagggtcagcagtctcaacaACCGAAGTCTTgctatacttgtggcgatacgaggcacattgctaggttttgccctcgagccttGAGTAGTTCTCAGCACCAGTGTTCTCATGCTATGGTTCTAGCACCGGGTGTTCCACCTCCCTCTCAGATAGCTaaaggtagaggtagaggtgttagaggtggaggtcaggtcgttagaggtggaggccaggctgctagaggtggaagCCAGCTAGTAGGAGGCCGTcctagggatgtagttcagagtg GTACAGTTTCAATTTGCAGTAGAGAAGCCTCAGTCCTATATGATCCAGGGTCCATatattcttatgtatcatcttattttgccccttatctggttatgcctcgtgattctttgagtgcttctgtatatgtgtctacaccggtgggtgattctattatggtagatcgtgtttaTCATACTTGCgtggttgttattgggggtcttgagacccatgtagatctcctacttctcgatatggtggatttcgatgtcattctggggatggattggttatccccttatcatgctatattggactgtcatgccaagaccgtgaccttagcattgctGGGGTTGCCTAATTTGGAGTGGAGGGGGttcctggtcattctactagcagggttatctcatgtatga